The Acidobacteriota bacterium genome has a window encoding:
- a CDS encoding M48 family metallopeptidase, which yields MKTTLLKRATVMMLAAMIVSPTPLLADDKKPAPNQEPAQASTESGVGAPKGKLADDENPLMIGKRNINSHQINFYSLNKEVNLGRQLAADVDRQGKFVDDPVVVEYVNRVGQNLALHSDAKIPFTIKVLDSDDVNAFALPGGFLYVNRGAILAADSEAELAGVMAHEIAHVAARHGVEQQSKMTLTNYAMIPLIFMTGGLGYIAYQAAQIGVPLTFLKFSRNVESEADKLGAQYLWSAGYDPNNFLSFFEKLEKKEKRKPGTLSKLFGSHPPTPDRIIKVHDLLARFPDRDEYTISTSEFNRVKSRLLAITNSKTLDAAGNRETGPKRPTLKRRKEGEDPSQPSTTGEDAKDKPTLKRRDSDGKPADTKPPETKPPGQL from the coding sequence CAGGAGCCCGCGCAAGCCTCGACCGAGAGCGGCGTGGGCGCGCCAAAGGGCAAGCTCGCCGACGACGAGAATCCGCTGATGATCGGCAAGCGCAATATCAACAGCCACCAGATTAATTTCTACTCGCTTAACAAGGAGGTGAACCTCGGCCGCCAGCTTGCAGCCGATGTCGATCGGCAGGGCAAGTTCGTAGATGACCCTGTGGTGGTTGAATACGTGAATCGCGTCGGCCAGAACCTCGCGCTGCATTCGGATGCGAAGATTCCTTTCACCATCAAGGTGCTCGATTCGGATGACGTGAATGCGTTCGCGCTGCCGGGAGGGTTTCTTTACGTCAACAGAGGCGCGATACTGGCGGCCGACAGTGAAGCGGAGCTTGCGGGAGTGATGGCCCACGAGATCGCACACGTGGCTGCGCGTCACGGCGTCGAACAGCAGTCAAAGATGACGCTCACAAACTATGCGATGATACCGCTGATCTTCATGACCGGCGGACTCGGATACATTGCTTACCAGGCCGCGCAGATCGGCGTGCCGCTGACGTTCCTCAAGTTCAGCCGCAACGTCGAGTCGGAAGCCGACAAGCTCGGCGCCCAATATCTGTGGTCAGCGGGCTACGACCCCAACAACTTCCTGAGCTTTTTTGAGAAGCTCGAGAAAAAAGAAAAACGCAAACCGGGCACTCTTTCGAAACTGTTCGGCTCTCATCCTCCGACGCCCGACCGCATCATCAAGGTTCACGACCTGCTGGCGAGATTCCCGGATCGCGACGAGTACACAATCAGCACGTCAGAGTTCAATCGAGTGAAGTCGCGACTGCTTGCGATCACGAATTCCAAGACGCTCGACGCGGCGGGAAACCGCGAGACGGGTCCGAAGCGCCCGACGCTCAAGCGGCGTAAAGAAGGTGAAGACCCGTCTCAGCCAAGCACTACCGGTGAAGATGCGAAGGACAAGCCGACGCTGAAGAGGCGCGATAGCGACGGCAAGCCGGCTGATACAAAGCCGCCCGAGACAAAGCCTCCTGGCCAACTGTAA
- a CDS encoding DUF3883 domain-containing protein yields MGKRQRDALASQIKAVPEDQQRVILATGRYMGEGFDDARLDTLFLAMPISWRGTVQQYVGRLHRLHANKHVVRVYDYVDACVPVLNRMYEKRLKAYKAVGYTVTRPSGEQDTQADLRFAEIENVAVRAVIVFEEAQGCRVESVESDTRGFDLVSRRFRTDDSREQIETRFIEVKGRAGVGEIALTANEYKTAQSLGDEYWLYVVFNCASEPQVTAIQNPARLEWEALSKIDCYRIGPEGLLRGLS; encoded by the coding sequence ATGGGCAAGAGGCAACGGGATGCGCTTGCTTCGCAGATAAAAGCGGTGCCTGAAGACCAGCAACGTGTGATCCTCGCGACTGGGCGTTACATGGGCGAAGGCTTTGACGATGCTCGACTGGACACGCTGTTCCTGGCTATGCCGATCTCTTGGCGAGGCACGGTCCAGCAGTACGTCGGCCGGCTGCATCGGCTCCACGCGAACAAGCACGTCGTCCGGGTTTATGATTACGTCGACGCTTGCGTGCCCGTGCTGAATCGCATGTACGAGAAGCGGTTGAAGGCTTACAAGGCTGTCGGCTATACCGTGACTCGGCCCTCTGGCGAGCAGGACACGCAGGCTGATCTCCGGTTCGCTGAAATTGAAAACGTCGCGGTTCGAGCGGTTATCGTTTTTGAGGAAGCGCAAGGTTGCAGGGTGGAAAGCGTCGAGAGCGATACTCGCGGCTTCGATCTTGTTTCGCGTCGTTTTCGCACCGATGATTCGCGCGAGCAGATCGAAACAAGGTTCATCGAAGTGAAGGGACGAGCCGGAGTCGGTGAGATAGCGCTCACGGCCAATGAGTACAAGACAGCTCAGAGTTTGGGCGATGAGTACTGGCTGTACGTTGTGTTCAACTGCGCGTCCGAGCCTCAGGTGACTGCCATCCAGAATCCCGCCAGACTCGAGTGGGAAGCATTGTCAAAGATTGACTGCTATCGCATCGGACCGGAGGGGCTACTCCGAGGGTTGAGCTAA